In Xiphophorus couchianus chromosome 24, X_couchianus-1.0, whole genome shotgun sequence, a single genomic region encodes these proteins:
- the LOC114140617 gene encoding uncharacterized protein LOC114140617 isoform X2, producing the protein MKQHQNQNQNRAVNQPVVEVDGLEEGGGTAGHMTTTHFLFSTIRDQNQQTQSGQSQNPDPSLGSEQLLPDRTRMWTCLILLSLLDQNQAAPLPGKNGDLVLMVLQQQVAQTAVTAAPSDPPQRTSSSSSSSSSSSSDSSESSQRSMTFQLLKERQEEEDTAVEQMDSEEVLLQTSLHLLNSQEVGGDVIERGVSLDSVGGATLRSAGGDASEAEEEEKNDLHPLTDDSLEGSDGTTFHLPGFHGDETGLELAL; encoded by the exons ATGAAGcaacaccagaaccagaaccagaaccgggccgtAAATCAGCCTGTCGTTGAGGTCGATGGCCTGGAGGAGGGGGGCGGAACCGCGGGTCACATGACCACCACCCACTTCCTGTTCAGCACAATAagagaccagaaccagcagaccCAGTCAGGACAGAGCCAGAACCCGGACCCGTCCCTCGGCTCGGAGCAGCTGCTGCCGGATCGGACCAGGATGTGGACGTGTTTGATCCTCCTCAGCctgctggatcagaaccaggctgCTCCT CTTCCTGGGAAAAATGGAgacctggttctgatggttctgcaGCAGCAAGTGGCCCAAACTGCG GTCACCGCCGCCCCGTCGGACCCGCCACAGAGGACAtcgtcctcctcttcatcctcctcctcttcatcctcagaCTCCTCAGAGTCCAGCCAGAGGTCCATG acGTTTCAACTGCTGAAGGAaagacaggaggaggaggacacg GCGGTGGAGCAGATGGACTCTGAGGAG GTGTTGCTCCAGACCTCGCTCCACCTCCTGAACAGCCAGGAAGTGGGCGGGGACGTCATAGAAAGGGGCGTGTCCTTGGACAGTGTGGGCGGAGCTACGCTGCGATCAGCAGGTGGAGACGCCAGCGAAgccgaggaagaggagaagaatgACCTTCATCCTCTGACAGACGACAGCCTGGAGGGTTCAGATGGAACGACCTTTCACCTTcctggtttccatggtgatgAGACGGGGCTAGAGCTGGCGCTGTAG
- the LOC114140617 gene encoding uncharacterized protein LOC114140617 isoform X1, protein MKQHQNQNQNRAVNQPVVEVDGLEEGGGTAGHMTTTHFLFSTIRDQNQQTQSGQSQNPDPSLGSEQLLPDRTRMWTCLILLSLLDQNQAAPLPGKNGDLVLMVLQQQVAQTAVTAAPSDPPQRTSSSSSSSSSSSSDSSESSQRSMTFQLLKERQEEEDTAVEQMDSEESSELLLPPSITSTTSLTDGGRDQVLLQTSLHLLNSQEVGGDVIERGVSLDSVGGATLRSAGGDASEAEEEEKNDLHPLTDDSLEGSDGTTFHLPGFHGDETGLELAL, encoded by the exons ATGAAGcaacaccagaaccagaaccagaaccgggccgtAAATCAGCCTGTCGTTGAGGTCGATGGCCTGGAGGAGGGGGGCGGAACCGCGGGTCACATGACCACCACCCACTTCCTGTTCAGCACAATAagagaccagaaccagcagaccCAGTCAGGACAGAGCCAGAACCCGGACCCGTCCCTCGGCTCGGAGCAGCTGCTGCCGGATCGGACCAGGATGTGGACGTGTTTGATCCTCCTCAGCctgctggatcagaaccaggctgCTCCT CTTCCTGGGAAAAATGGAgacctggttctgatggttctgcaGCAGCAAGTGGCCCAAACTGCG GTCACCGCCGCCCCGTCGGACCCGCCACAGAGGACAtcgtcctcctcttcatcctcctcctcttcatcctcagaCTCCTCAGAGTCCAGCCAGAGGTCCATG acGTTTCAACTGCTGAAGGAaagacaggaggaggaggacacg GCGGTGGAGCAGATGGACTCTGAGGAG agctcagagctgctgctgcctcccAGTATCACCAGCACCACCAGTCTGACAGATGGAGGACGAGATCAG GTGTTGCTCCAGACCTCGCTCCACCTCCTGAACAGCCAGGAAGTGGGCGGGGACGTCATAGAAAGGGGCGTGTCCTTGGACAGTGTGGGCGGAGCTACGCTGCGATCAGCAGGTGGAGACGCCAGCGAAgccgaggaagaggagaagaatgACCTTCATCCTCTGACAGACGACAGCCTGGAGGGTTCAGATGGAACGACCTTTCACCTTcctggtttccatggtgatgAGACGGGGCTAGAGCTGGCGCTGTAG
- the mepceb gene encoding 7SK snRNA methylphosphate capping enzyme gives MSQEKYPVRLSPAFPAPVSLSEQLDKPRPPINPKNGHLPPPPPPAANQRIRKRRFSVGFKGVAKRRRRANSESQAEPVLPSHFLLGGNIFDPLNLNSLLDEEVNRATNQETPRCSPLPSRSRDAVEILVPRDVTDPLNLRGEDGDAATVLLSPLKSRRRHRYRQHGGGGEKEETPARLFLPSAGPSVPASPLSCELNTSITCRDDLAPPPILPRRHTHPPPGSRRRRTASTRSADGGVTVETTKLAAKFQTPLVGGAKASRCGGPGLGSVPTSERKKALQRYRHGNRCRYYGYYGFYGDSHEGRVGAEPDPRLRLLEADWFRDRTVLDVGCGAGHMTLAIARSFNPAHILGVELDERLVHAARQNVRHFLSHDLVAAHRQEVMRAPPPLPVSFRVSRGPLSAPPLLPPSSSSSRFPDNVTFIQGNYVCEGEVWPGRGHYDIIVALGVTKWVQLQSGDRGVVRLFRRAYQSLSPGGTLILEPQPWSGYGRSKRDSTLRHFRTLRLRPELFTFLLTNTIGFTSYRPLTHTGNQRPIYLFHKGSTHRK, from the exons ATGTCTCAGGAAAAATACCCTGTCAGACTAAGCCCCGCCTTCCCCGCTCCTGTCAGCCTATCAGAGCAGCTGGATAAGCCCCGCCCTCCCATCAATCCTAAAAATGGCCACCTgcccccccctcctcctcctgcagccaatcagaggatcAGGAAGAGGCGGTTCTCCGTGGGCTTTAAAGGAGTGGCCAAACGCCGTCGCCGTGCCAACAGTGAGAGCCAGGCGGAGCCGGTGCTGCCGAGTCACTTCCTGTTGGGGGGGAACATCTTCGACCCGCTGAACCTGAACTCCCTGCTGGACGAGGAGgtcaacag GGCGACCAATCAGGAGACGCCGCGCTGCTCCCCCCTGCCGTCCCGCAGCAGAGACGCCGTGGAGATCCTGGTCCCCCGGGACGTCACCGACCCCCTGAACCTGAGGGGGGAGGACGGGGACGCCGCCACCGTCCTGCTGTCCCCCCTAAAGTCCCGGAGGAGACACCGCTACCGACAGCATGGGGGAGgaggggagaaggaggagaCGCCGGCCAGGCTGTTCCTGCCCTCAGCAGGACCCTCAG TTCCTGCGTCTCCTCTGTCCTGTGAGCTCAACACCTCCATCACCTGCCGGGACGACTTGGCTCCGCCCCCCATCCTGCCACGCAGACACACCCACCCCCCTCCTGggagccgccgccgccgcacCGCCTCCACCAGGTCGGCTGACGGAGGCGTTACCGTGGAAACCACAAAGCTGGCAGCCAAGTTCCAGACGCCACTGGTGGGAGGGGCTAAAGCCAGCAG GTGTGGAGGACCTGGTCTTGGCTCCGTCCCCAcatcagagaggaagaaggcCCTGCAGCGCTACCGGCACGGGAACCGCTGCCGTTACTATGGCTACTACGGTTTCTACGGCGACAGCCACGAGGGGCGGGTGGGGGCGGAGCCTGACCCGCGGCTCCGCCTCCTGGAAGCCGATTGGTTCAGAGACCGGACGGTTCTGGATGTGGGCTGCGGCGCCGGTCACATGACGCTGGCCATCGCCAGGAGCTTTAACCCCGCCCACATCCTGGGGGTGGAGCTAGACGAGCGGCTGGTCCACGCCGCCAGGCAGAATGTTCGTCACTTCCTGTCACATGACCTGGTGGCGGcacacagacaggaagtgatgcgggCGCCGCCTCCCCTCCCCGTGTCCTTCAGGGTCAGTCGGGGTCCTCTCTCAGCTCCGCCCCTTCTGCcgccatcatcatcctcctccagGTTCCCCGACAACGTCACCTTCATCCAG GGCAACTACGTGTGTGAGGGGGAGGTGTGGCCTGGGAGGGGCCATTATGACATCATTGTGGCTCTGGGCGTCACCAAGTGGGTGCAGCTGCAGTCAGGTGACCGGGGCGTGGTCCGGCTGTTCAGACGGGCCTATCAGAGCCTGTCGCCGGGCGGAACGCTGATCCTGGAGCCGCAGCCCTGGAGCGGCTACGGCCGCAGCAAGAGG GACTCGACGCTACGTCACTTCAGAACCCTGAGGCTCCGACCAGAACTATTCACCTTCCTGCTCACCAACACCATCGGCTTCACCTCCTACAGACcgctcacacacacag GTAACCAGAGACCCATCTACCTGTTCCACAAGGGCTCCACccacaggaagtga